The genomic segment CCTGGCCACCCTGCTTGGTTCGTGCCGTGGAGGTGTAGACGACTAACAGGTCGACGACAGTGTTCGTCGGCGCTGCTGCGGTGGTCACGGCGTCGGTCGCGGCAGCCGAACGGGCATCGGGCTGCTGGAGGTTGGGTTCTGGGGCGGGAGGTTCTTCCGGAGTGCCATCATCGGGCACCACGAGTGGGTGGTGATCCGGCCGCATGGCATCTTCGTCAATTTCGACAAGACGATGGCGGTTGTGCTCAGCTGGCTCGATTTTGTAGAGACGCTGACCCGAGGTAATCGTTCCGACCATCTTGGTGCCGCGTACCGCTAAGGTGACGTCGCTGTCCTGTTCACCTCGCACCCGCCCGCGCCACACCTTCGCCTTATTGCGATGTATTTCTGGTTCATCGAGCTCTAGCGTCCGTGTGCCGGCATCGAAGAGGTCCAGTGAGATATCCTGTTTCGAATCTTTTCGGGCGAGTTTCATGGCTTCCAATGCAGCGGGATTGAGCCCCAGAGAGCGGTGGCGACGTATCCATTGTTTGGACATCTCAGGTGAGGAAAATGCCTGGTCAATCGCCGGGGGGATACCGTTCGGGGTTTCAACAAAGAGCGGGACCGGCGAAGGCGTCGATGCGCAGATCCCGGCAGTGGGGAGGCCGAGTGCTGCAATGCTCAGGCATAGTGCCATCGTGCGTGAACGAGCGAACGAGAGACGATCTGTTGTACGACCTCTTGGTGACTGTCGAATGGCCAAAGATGGCTCCATGTAGCCCTCCCTCTGTATAAATGAGTGATAGTGTACGGACAGCAAGAGGCATACCTCTCAATCGGGATAACAGCTCCTCCTGGTCAAGAGATCAGATCATCCACAGTATCAAGCGCTTTCAACGTAGACACGCAGGGTTCACAGATGAGTAGGAATGAAAATTGTGTGGCAGGGTGTAAACATGAAGGGTGTGACCTACGCAGAAAATCATATGGTCATTGAATGCTTTCACCAGAGCGATCGACGGGAATCCTGTCATTTGCGTGTTTCTGGAGAATCGCGGATGGCTCAATCCGGATTGATAATTTTGGGAGGGCGTCGCGGTTCGTCAGGAACCTCTGCGAGAGGACGACGATCGACGGTCCATCTGTTGAGGATGGTGGTGACCAAGCTGATGATAAGCGCCCCACCGGCAGCAGGCCAGAACCCTGAGACGGTAAACCCCTTGACTAGGAACGCGGTCAAACCCAGCAACAAGGCGTTCAAGACCACGAGAAAGAGGCCGAGTGTAAACACGATTAATGGCAACGCGAGCAGCAAGAGAATAGGGCGCAGGATCACATTCAAGACCGTCAGGATCAGCACGGCGGCAATGCCGGCCGTCAGACTGTCTGCTTCCAGGCCGGGGACGATCGAGATCGCCAAGAAGACCGCGATTCCTGTGATGAGAATACGCATGAGCGCATGGCGTACTCCTCCGTGGAACGGTGATTCTTGGACAGTTCTCGAAAAACGAATCGTTGGCATCGATTACCGAGGGGCTGGAGTGTTCCTGATTGGTGAATAATGCACGACAGTCGCCATAACCTTCTTGTTCTTCTCATCTTTCGACGCTTCAATAATGACACGGTCGCCTACAGCGGGTGGGTCGAGTGATTTCGGGTTGCTTTTGTTCTTATATTTCACCTGCTTGGTGAGCAGAACCGACACAATCGGCCCTTTGGTAGTTTTCACTTCAAGATGTTTCGCATCGATCAAGGTCACAATGCCGAGCACGTGCAGGAGTTCTGGGCCTTTGCCCAAAACCACAGGGGAGAGCCACAAGGACGTGAGCAGGAGCACGATGACGGTGATGAAGTTGAAATGTTTCGCCATAACGAAGTCTATCAAGCGTATGGGTCGCGAGATGAGGCTCTGCGGCAGTTTAGGATTGCACCACCGTCTCTTCTCTCCATAACCACAGGAGACGTTATCTCACTATACAAATTCTTCAGCGTGAATACCACCGTACTATTTGGTGAGGTGGTATTGCCGAACGTGAGAAAGGCGGGCAACGAGTAGGACGAAGATAGGGAGATGCATGAGCAAGCCACACAGGCCCATGAACGTTTCGCCGATCCAAAATGTCATGCTGAGATTGAAGGCCAAGACTCCATAATATAGCCCGACTCCTAGCAATAGCCGCTGAGTGAGTAGCTGGGGTGGCGAGGGAGGGGTGAGGCGTCGGTCCAGCGGGAAATAGATAGCTAGTGAAATGAGTCCCACCACCGCCCAGCCGATGTAGTTGGCCACGGGAACACCGAAATGCCAGCCCGGGTCGGGGTAATAGTAGATTTTGCCCAAGAACCAACGATCGCCGCGTAGGGCGACCGGATCAATCACTATATCGACAAAGGCGAAGAGGAACGTGGTGAGGGCATAGACACCCCAACTCGTTCGCATACTGAGATCGAAGTTCAGCTGCCGTAGCGGAAAACTGGCATCTGTTGGCGATAATGGAAGTGGCAGCAGCAGCCCGAGCGCGACGCAGTAGGAAGCAAACAGCAGGAAGCTGAACGAGATGGAATCCATGAACGGCACGTCGAAAAAATAGAGTTCCTGACCGACCGTTGAGCCATTGTAGAAGTACCAGCCGAAGGGGATGCCGGTTCGCGTGGACGAGAATTCACAGACGAACGCCGTTGCCCAGCTGATGAGCCAGAAGCGCCAGGTGCGTGGCCAGCCAATCAGTTTGATCGCGGAGAAAAGAAATGCGGCCAGAAAAAGAAAGACATAGGGGCGAAGGACAATCGTCTTAATAAAGAGGTCAAAGACTTCCATCAAGTTTTAGGCTGTGAGTTCTTAATGGGGCAGCAATAGCGGTGCCGACAAGCGAACAGGCGTCATGATTTTGCAAGACCTGTCAGCAGGGAGCCTCAGTTCTTGCGGCTTGTGATATACCGCGCGATTTCGCGCAAAGGATCGGCGGAAGGACCGAACGATGACAGGCGATTGATGGCGCGGGTCACACAGTCGTCGGCCAGTTTTTTCGCCCCATCCACGCCGTAGAACGTCGGGTAGGTTTTTTTCCCGCGCTCAGCATCGGTGTTGGGATTCTTCCCCAGCTCTTCCCTGGTGCCGGTCACATTCAGCACGTCATCGGCGATTTGAAAGGCCAACCCGATGTCTTCAGCATAGCCGGTCATGTCATCAAGCTGCCGGTCGCTTGCTCCAGCGGCAATGGCGCCCATGCGGACCGCAGCGCGCATGAGCATGCCGGTCTTGTGCTTATGAATGTTCTGAAGGGTTGGGAGATCGATGTCCTTATTTTCAGCTTGGATATCGAACACCTGGCCACCCACCATGCCAATGTTGCCGGAGCCAAAAGACAATTCTTGAATGATGCGGACTTGCCGCACCGGATCGCAGCCCTTCATGAGATCTGGCCGGCTAACCAGGTCGAAGGCCATTGTGAGCAGGGCATCCCCGGAAAGGATGGCCATCGCCTCGCCATAGACTTTGTGATTCGTTGGTTTTCCCCGGCGAAAGTCATCGTTATCCATAGAAGGCAGATCGTCGTGGATCAGGGAATAGGTATGAATGAGTTCCAGCGAGCAGGCGACCGCCATAAGGCCAGGCGGTGTCTGGTCTAATGCTTCTGCCGCGGCGATTGTGAGTATGGGCCGTACCCGCTTCCCGCCTGCCATCAGGCTATAACGCATGCTCTCATGCAGCGTCGTTGGTGGCACCGCGGTCGGCGGGGCCACAAAGTCGAGAAAACGGTCAACCTCAATGCGTTTCTGTTCCAGATAATCTGCAATGTTCATGAAATTGTGCTCTCGTTGCGAAACTGGCCTCACTCGCGCGGAGAGTAACAAACGATTAAAGATGAGTCAAACGGGGTGGGAGAGGGAACTCGTGGTCTCCTGTGCTAGCACACCGCGCATGCGGGGGAGAGGTGTTTATCCCGTCGCCAAGATCATTGCAATAGGCTCCGGGTCGAATAAGTTCTGTTTGGTGGGCGGTGCATGCACGTAGTTATGAGACAATGCGGGTTATGTAAAAGGAATCAGGGGTGGGTGATCGTCATGTGCCCGAGGGTGAATCTTGACGGTATCACTGGATCAGAGGAAAATGCGTCGTGTTTCACCATGTGTTGGTCCAACAGGAATGGGTGCCGTTATCGCTGATCGCAGTAGGGATGATTGTGGCGCATGATTCCGACGAATTATTGGCGAGTCACGGATTAGTCGAAGATCCGGC from the Nitrospira sp. genome contains:
- a CDS encoding phage holin family protein; this encodes MPTIRFSRTVQESPFHGGVRHALMRILITGIAVFLAISIVPGLEADSLTAGIAAVLILTVLNVILRPILLLLALPLIVFTLGLFLVVLNALLLGLTAFLVKGFTVSGFWPAAGGALIISLVTTILNRWTVDRRPLAEVPDEPRRPPKIINPD
- a CDS encoding polyprenyl synthetase family protein: MNIADYLEQKRIEVDRFLDFVAPPTAVPPTTLHESMRYSLMAGGKRVRPILTIAAAEALDQTPPGLMAVACSLELIHTYSLIHDDLPSMDNDDFRRGKPTNHKVYGEAMAILSGDALLTMAFDLVSRPDLMKGCDPVRQVRIIQELSFGSGNIGMVGGQVFDIQAENKDIDLPTLQNIHKHKTGMLMRAAVRMGAIAAGASDRQLDDMTGYAEDIGLAFQIADDVLNVTGTREELGKNPNTDAERGKKTYPTFYGVDGAKKLADDCVTRAINRLSSFGPSADPLREIARYITSRKN
- a CDS encoding carotenoid biosynthesis protein: MEVFDLFIKTIVLRPYVFLFLAAFLFSAIKLIGWPRTWRFWLISWATAFVCEFSSTRTGIPFGWYFYNGSTVGQELYFFDVPFMDSISFSFLLFASYCVALGLLLPLPLSPTDASFPLRQLNFDLSMRTSWGVYALTTFLFAFVDIVIDPVALRGDRWFLGKIYYYPDPGWHFGVPVANYIGWAVVGLISLAIYFPLDRRLTPPSPPQLLTQRLLLGVGLYYGVLAFNLSMTFWIGETFMGLCGLLMHLPIFVLLVARLSHVRQYHLTK